The Toxorhynchites rutilus septentrionalis strain SRP chromosome 3, ASM2978413v1, whole genome shotgun sequence genome includes a region encoding these proteins:
- the LOC129779517 gene encoding organic cation transporter protein isoform X1, translated as MGESNIELNARSQGEVTATNAAKKSDSKWNLDPVQRAMGQLGWWHILVCAVVFPLKFPVAWHQMGIIFLGAAMNYTCASNTTLDKCSSECTSWEYDTSVFSSTIISEWNLVCEKANLVNLSQTIFMFGILVGGVLFGSLADKFGRRPPMVIAVIIQLISGVAAAYIPWFWGFVVLRFITAVATGGTMVTSFVLVMEIIGPKWRELFSVLYQIPFNLGHLTLAGFAYFLRDWHHLQFALSIFSVLLVSYYWLVPESPRFLFTSGNTDGAIEVLEKAAKRNKLPTENIRSDLEQHAKTKSHGTAAKGNLIDLFRTPNMRMKSLFMCFNWFVCGLAFFGVAQYIGHSGGDIFTNVAIGAALELPGTVICIYMMKAYGRKKTLITSNTLTGLTMLAIAFVPHDATWLNVGLASIGLVGMSISFPTVYLYAGELFPTVVRNVGIGTASMIARIGSMIAPFVAGMGVISHWLPPIIFGIIPLIGACFVFFLPETQGHPLPETLEDGENFGKRQTDSAESGRHH; from the exons TGACCGCAACGAACGCAGCGAAAAAAAGCGACTCCAAATGGAATCTGGACCCGGTGCAGCGCGCCATGGGCCAGCTCGGTTGGTGGCACATCTTGGTTTGCGCGGTGGTTTTTCCACTGAAATTTCCCGTGGCATGGCATCAGATGGGCATTATCTTCTTGGGTGCGGCCATGAATTACACTTGTGCTTCGAACACCACCCTGGACAAGTGCTCGAGTGAGTGCACCAGCTGGGAATACGACACCAGTGTGTTCAGCTCGACGATCATCAGCGAGTGGAACTTGGTCTGCGAGAAAGCCAATCTGGTTAACCTGTCGCAAACCATCTTCATGTTTGGTATTCTGGTCGGCGGTGTGTTGTTCGGGTCTCTGGCTGACAA GTTCGGAAGAAGGCCGCCGATGGTGATTGCGGTTATAATTCAGCTGATCTCGGGTGTTGCAGCTGCATACATCCCATGGTTTTGGGGATTCGTTGTACTTCGCTTCATCACAGCCGTGGCAACCGGTGGAACAATGGTCACCAG CTTCGTGCTCGTCATGGAGATCATCGGTCCGAAATGGCGCGAACTGTTCTCCGTGCTGTACCAGATTCCATTCAACCTGGGCCATCTGACGCTGGCAGGATTCGCATACTTCCTGCGCGACTGGCATCACCTCCAATTTGCACTGTCAATTTTCTCCGTGCTGTTGGTCTCCTACTACTGGTTGGTTCCTGAATCGCCTCGCTTTCTGTTTACGTCTGGCAACACGGACGGAGCTATCGAAGTGCTGGAAAAGGCTGCCAAACGCAATAAACTACCAACGGAAAACATTCGCAGTGACCTGGAGCAACACGCCAAGACAAAAAGCCACGGAACTGCCGCGAAAGGCAATCTGATTGACCTGTTCAGGACGCCCAACATGCGAATGAAATCGTTGTTCATGTGCTTCAACTGGTTCGTCTGTGGACTGGCATTCTTTGGCGTGGCTCAATACATTGGACACTCTGGGGGAGATATTTTCACCAATGTAGCCATCGGAGCCGCTTTGGAACTTCCGGGAACTGTCATTTGTATCTACATGATGAAAGCCTATGgacgtaaaaaaactttaataACATCGAACACTCTCACCGGTCTAACTATGCTCGCGATCGCCTTCGTTCCACATGATGCCACTTGGCTGAATGTTGGTCTGGCGTCTATCGGTCTCGTCGGAATGAGCATCTCTTTCCCTACGGTGTACTTGTACGCAGGGGAGCTTTTCCCAACGGTTGTGCGAAATGTTGGCATCGGTACCGCATCGATGATTGCTCGAATTGGCTCGATGATTGCTCCGTTTGTGGCCGGAATGGGAGTTATATCTCACTGGTTACCTCCGATCATCTTTGGTATAATCCCACTGATAGGTGCATGCTTCGTGTTTTTCCTGCCCGAAACACAAGGTCATCCTCTGCCGGAAACACTCGAGGATGGAGAGAATTTCGGCAAACGTCAAACGGACAGCGCGGAAAGTGGCAGGCATCATTGA
- the LOC129779517 gene encoding organic cation transporter protein isoform X2 has product MTATNAAKKSDSKWNLDPVQRAMGQLGWWHILVCAVVFPLKFPVAWHQMGIIFLGAAMNYTCASNTTLDKCSSECTSWEYDTSVFSSTIISEWNLVCEKANLVNLSQTIFMFGILVGGVLFGSLADKFGRRPPMVIAVIIQLISGVAAAYIPWFWGFVVLRFITAVATGGTMVTSFVLVMEIIGPKWRELFSVLYQIPFNLGHLTLAGFAYFLRDWHHLQFALSIFSVLLVSYYWLVPESPRFLFTSGNTDGAIEVLEKAAKRNKLPTENIRSDLEQHAKTKSHGTAAKGNLIDLFRTPNMRMKSLFMCFNWFVCGLAFFGVAQYIGHSGGDIFTNVAIGAALELPGTVICIYMMKAYGRKKTLITSNTLTGLTMLAIAFVPHDATWLNVGLASIGLVGMSISFPTVYLYAGELFPTVVRNVGIGTASMIARIGSMIAPFVAGMGVISHWLPPIIFGIIPLIGACFVFFLPETQGHPLPETLEDGENFGKRQTDSAESGRHH; this is encoded by the exons TGACCGCAACGAACGCAGCGAAAAAAAGCGACTCCAAATGGAATCTGGACCCGGTGCAGCGCGCCATGGGCCAGCTCGGTTGGTGGCACATCTTGGTTTGCGCGGTGGTTTTTCCACTGAAATTTCCCGTGGCATGGCATCAGATGGGCATTATCTTCTTGGGTGCGGCCATGAATTACACTTGTGCTTCGAACACCACCCTGGACAAGTGCTCGAGTGAGTGCACCAGCTGGGAATACGACACCAGTGTGTTCAGCTCGACGATCATCAGCGAGTGGAACTTGGTCTGCGAGAAAGCCAATCTGGTTAACCTGTCGCAAACCATCTTCATGTTTGGTATTCTGGTCGGCGGTGTGTTGTTCGGGTCTCTGGCTGACAA GTTCGGAAGAAGGCCGCCGATGGTGATTGCGGTTATAATTCAGCTGATCTCGGGTGTTGCAGCTGCATACATCCCATGGTTTTGGGGATTCGTTGTACTTCGCTTCATCACAGCCGTGGCAACCGGTGGAACAATGGTCACCAG CTTCGTGCTCGTCATGGAGATCATCGGTCCGAAATGGCGCGAACTGTTCTCCGTGCTGTACCAGATTCCATTCAACCTGGGCCATCTGACGCTGGCAGGATTCGCATACTTCCTGCGCGACTGGCATCACCTCCAATTTGCACTGTCAATTTTCTCCGTGCTGTTGGTCTCCTACTACTGGTTGGTTCCTGAATCGCCTCGCTTTCTGTTTACGTCTGGCAACACGGACGGAGCTATCGAAGTGCTGGAAAAGGCTGCCAAACGCAATAAACTACCAACGGAAAACATTCGCAGTGACCTGGAGCAACACGCCAAGACAAAAAGCCACGGAACTGCCGCGAAAGGCAATCTGATTGACCTGTTCAGGACGCCCAACATGCGAATGAAATCGTTGTTCATGTGCTTCAACTGGTTCGTCTGTGGACTGGCATTCTTTGGCGTGGCTCAATACATTGGACACTCTGGGGGAGATATTTTCACCAATGTAGCCATCGGAGCCGCTTTGGAACTTCCGGGAACTGTCATTTGTATCTACATGATGAAAGCCTATGgacgtaaaaaaactttaataACATCGAACACTCTCACCGGTCTAACTATGCTCGCGATCGCCTTCGTTCCACATGATGCCACTTGGCTGAATGTTGGTCTGGCGTCTATCGGTCTCGTCGGAATGAGCATCTCTTTCCCTACGGTGTACTTGTACGCAGGGGAGCTTTTCCCAACGGTTGTGCGAAATGTTGGCATCGGTACCGCATCGATGATTGCTCGAATTGGCTCGATGATTGCTCCGTTTGTGGCCGGAATGGGAGTTATATCTCACTGGTTACCTCCGATCATCTTTGGTATAATCCCACTGATAGGTGCATGCTTCGTGTTTTTCCTGCCCGAAACACAAGGTCATCCTCTGCCGGAAACACTCGAGGATGGAGAGAATTTCGGCAAACGTCAAACGGACAGCGCGGAAAGTGGCAGGCATCATTGA